A single region of the Zootoca vivipara chromosome 2, rZooViv1.1, whole genome shotgun sequence genome encodes:
- the LOC132591246 gene encoding LOW QUALITY PROTEIN: zinc finger protein 208-like (The sequence of the model RefSeq protein was modified relative to this genomic sequence to represent the inferred CDS: substituted 1 base at 1 genomic stop codon), translated as MECGKRKEKQFESMECGKSFSHSGTFRIHQRSHIGEKPFKCIDCGKSFSQSGHLRNHQRIHTGEKPYKCMECGKSFRQSGDLNSHHRTHTGQKPFKCIECGKSFRKSGHLRNHQQIHTGEKPFKCIECGKSFSQSGHLRIHQRTHTGEKPFKCMECGKSFSQTGQLRIHQRTHTGEKPFKCMECGKSFSHSGTLRIHQRSHIGEKPFKCIECGKSFSDSGNLRIHQRSHIGEKLFKCMECGKSFRQTGQLRIHQRTHTGEKPFKCMECGKSFSHSGTLRIHQRSHIGEKPFKCIECGKSFSDSGNLRIHQRSHTGEKPFKCMECGKSFSQSGGLRNHQRIHTGEKPFKCMECGKSFSHSGTLRIHQRSHIGEKPFKCMECGKSFSQTGKLRIHQRTHTGEKPFKCMECGKNFSQSGDLNSHHRNHTGEKPFKCIECGKSFSQSGHLRIHQRTHTGEKPYKCMECGKSFSQRVHLRIHQRTHTGEKPFKCMECGKSFSHSGTLRIHQRSHIGEKQFKCIECGKSFSDSGALRIHQRIHTGEKPFKCIECGKSFSQSGDLRKHQRIHTGEKPFKCMECGKSFSHSGCLRMHKRIHTGEKPFKCMECGKSFTISGHLRTHQRTHMGEKPFKCMVCGKSFSHSGTLRIHQRIHTGEKPFKCIVCGKSFSRSEHLRNHQRIHSGEKPFKCMECGKSFIQSGHLRNHQRIHTGEKPFKCMECGKSFSRNGDLRNHQRIHTGEKPFKCMECGRSFSRSGHLRNHQQIHSGEKPFKCMECGKSFSQSGNLRKHQQIHSGEKPFKCMERGKSFRQSGNLRNHQQTHTGEKPFKCMECGKSFTSFSHSGTFRIHQRSHIGEKPFKCIDCGKSFSQSGHLRNHQRIHTGEKPYKCMECGKSFRQSGDLNSHHRTHTGQKPFKCIECGKSFRKSGHLRNHQQIHTGEKPFKCIECGKSFSQSGHLRIHQRTHTGEKPFKCMECGKSFSQTGQLRIHQRTHTGEKPFKCMECGKSFSHSGTLRIHQRSHIGEKPFKCIECGKSFSDSGNLRIHQRSHIGEKLFKCMECGKSFSDSGTLRIHQRSHIGEKPFKCIECGKSFSHSGTLRIHQRSHIGEKPFKCMECGKSFSQTGKLRIHQRTHTGEKPFKCMECGKNFSQSGDLNSHHRNHTGEKPFKCIECGKSFSQSGHLRIHQRTHTGEKPFKCMECGKSFSQSGHLRIHQRTHTGEKPFKCMECGKSFSHSGTLRIHQRSHIGEKQFKCIECGKSFTISGHLKTHQRTHMGEKPFKCMVCGKSFSHSGTLRIHQRIHTGEKPFKCIVCGKSFSRSEHLRNHQRIHSGEKPFKCMECGKTFIQSGHLRNHQRIHTGEKPFKCMECGKSFSQTGKLRIHQRTHTGEKPFKCMECGKNFSQSGDLNSHHRNHTGEKPFKCIECGKSFSQSGHLRIHQRTHTGEKPFKCMECGKSFSQSVHLRIHQRTHTGEKPFKCMECGKSFSHSGTLRIHQRSHIGEKQFKCIECGKSFSDSGALRIYQRIHTGEKPFKCIECGKSFSQSGDLXKHQRIHTGEKPFKCMECGKSFSHSGCLRMHKRIHTGEKPFKCMECGKSFTISGHLRTHQRTHMGEKPFKCMVCGKSFSHSGTLRIHQRIHTGEKPFKCIVCGKSFSRSEHLRNHQRIHSGEKPFKCMECGKSFIQSGHLRNHQRIHTGEKPFKCMECGRSFSRSGHLRNHQQIHSGEKPFKCMECGKSFSQSGNLRKHQQIHSGEKPFKCMERGKSFRQSGNLRNHQQTHTGEKPFKCMECGKSFTVSGKLRIHQQTHTGEKPYKC; from the exons atggagtgtggaaagagaaaggagaaacaatttgaaagtatggagtgtgggaagagcttcagtcacagtggaacatttagaattcatcaacggagtcacataggagagaaaccatttaaatgcatagattgtggaaagagcttcagtcagagtggacaccttagaaaccatcaacggattcacacaggagagaaaccatataaatgtatggagtgtggaaagagcttcagacagAGTGGAGACCTGAATTCACAtcatcgaactcacacaggacagaaaccatttaaatgcatagagtgtggaaagagcttcagaaagagtggacaccttagaaaccatcaacagattcacacaggagagaaaccatttaaatgcatagagtgtggaaagagcttcagtcagagtggacaccttagaattcatcaacggactcacacaggagagaaaccatttaaatgcatggagtgtggaaagagcttcagtcagactggacaacttagaattcatcaacggactcacacaggagagaaaccatttaaatgtatggagtgtggaaagagcttcagtcacagtggaacacttagaattcatcaacggagtcacataggagagaaaccatttaaatgcatagagtgtggaaagagcttcagtgacagtggaaaccttagaattcatcaacggagtcacataggagagaaactatttaaatgcatggagtgtggaaagagcttcagacagACTGgacaacttagaattcatcaacggactcacacaggagagaaaccatttaaatgcatggagtgtggaaagagcttcagtcacagtggaacacttagaattcatcaacggagtcacataggagagaaaccatttaaatgcatagagtgtggaaagagcttcagtgacagtggaaaccttagaattcatcaacggagtcacacgggggagaaaccatttaaatgtatggagtgtggaaagagcttcagtcagagtggaggccttagaaaccatcaacggattcacacaggagagaaaccatttaaatgcatggagtgtggaaagagcttcagtcacagtggaacacttagaattcatcaacggagtcacataggagagaaaccatttaaatgtatggagtgtggaaagagcttcagtcagactggaaaacttagaattcatcaacgcactcacacaggagagaaaccatttaaatgtatggagtgtggaaagaacttcagtcagagtggagacctgaattcacatcatcgaaatcacacaggagagaaaccatttaaatgcatagagtgtggaaagagcttcagtcagagtggacaccttagaattcatcaacggactcacacaggagagaaaccatataaatgcatggagtgtggaaagagcttcagtcagcgtgtacaccttagaattcatcaacggacacacaccggagagaaaccatttaaatgcatggagtgtggaaagagcttcagtcacagtggaacacttagaattcatcaacggagtcacataggagagaaacaatttaaatgtatagagtgtggaaagagcttcagtgacagtggagcacttagaattcatcaacggattcacacaggagagaaaccatttaaatgcatagagtgtggaaagagcttcagtcagagtggagaccttagaaagcatcaacggattcacacaggagagaaaccatttaaatgtatggagtgtggaaagagcttcagtcacagtgggtGCCTTAGAATGCAtaaacggattcacacaggagagaaaccatttaaatgcatggagtgtggaaagagcttcactattagtggacaccttagaacacatcaacggactcatatgggggagaagccatttaaatgcatggtgtgtggaaagagcttcagtcacagtggaacacttagaattcatcaacggattcacacaggagagaaaccatttaaatgcatagtgtgtggaaagagtttcagtcggaGTGaacaccttagaaaccatcaacggattcacTCAGGAGAGAAAccgtttaaatgcatggagtgtggaaagagcttcattcagagtggacaccttagaaaccatcaacggattcacacaggagagaaaccatttaaatgcatggagtgtggaaagagcttcagtcggaatggagaccttagaaaccatcaacggattcacacaggagagaaaccatttaaatgcatggagtgtggaaggagcttcagtcggagtggacaccttagaaaccatcaacagaTTCactcaggagagaaaccatttaaatgcatggagtgtggaaagagcttcagtcagagtggaaaccttagaaagcATCAACAGATTCactcaggagagaaaccatttaaatgcatggagcgtggaaagagcttcagacagagtggaaaccttagaaaccatcaacagacccacactggggaaaaaccatttaaatgcatggagtgcggaaagagcttcact agcttcagtcacagtggaacatttagaattcatcaacggagtcacataggagagaaaccatttaaatgcatagattgtggaaagagcttcagtcagagtggacaccttagaaaccatcaacggattcacacaggagagaaaccatataaatgtatggagtgtggaaagagcttcagacagAGTGGAGACCTGAATTCACAtcatcgaactcacacaggacagaaaccatttaaatgcatagagtgtggaaagagcttcagaaagagtggacaccttagaaaccatcaacagattcacacaggagagaaaccatttaaatgcatagagtgtggaaagagcttcagtcagagtggacaccttagaattcatcaacggactcacacaggagagaaaccatttaaatgcatggagtgtggaaagagcttcagtcagactggacaacttagaattcatcaacggactcacacaggagagaaaccatttaaatgtatggagtgtggaaagagcttcagtcacagtggaacacttagaattcatcaacggagtcacataggagagaaaccatttaaatgcatagagtgtggaaagagcttcagtgacagtggaaaccttagaattcatcaacggagtcacataggagagaaactatttaaatgcatggagtgtggaaagagcttcagtgacagtggaacacttagaattcatcaacggagtcacataggagagaaaccatttaaatgcatagagtgtggaaagagcttcagtcacagtggaacacttagaattcatcaacggagtcacataggagagaaaccatttaaatgcatggagtgtggaaagagcttcagtcagactggaaaacttagaattcatcaacgcactcacacaggagagaaaccatttaaatgtatggagtgtggaaagaacttcagtcagagtggagacctgaattcacatcatcgaaatcacacaggagagaaaccatttaaatgcatagagtgtggaaagagcttcagtcagagtggacaccttagaattcatcaacggactcacacaggagagaaaccatttaaatgcatggagtgtggaaagagcttcagtcagagtggacaccttagaattcatcaacggacacacacaggagagaaaccatttaaatgcatggagtgtggaaagagcttcagtcacagtggaacacttagaattcatcaacggagtcacataggagagaaacaatttaaatgtatagagtgtggaaagagcttcactattaGTGGACACCTTAAaacacatcaacggactcacatgggggagaagccatttaaatgcatggtgtgtggaaagagcttcagtcacagtggaacacttagaattcatcaacggattcacacgggagagaaaccatttaaatgcatagtgtgtggaaagagtttcagtcggaGTGaacaccttagaaaccatcaacggattcacTCAGGAGAGAAAccgtttaaatgcatggagtgtggaaagaccttcattcagagtggacaccttagaaaccatcaacggattcacacaggagagaaaccatttaaatgcatggagtgtggaaagagcttcagtcagactggaaaacttagaattcatcaacgcactcacacaggagagaaaccatttaaatgtatggagtgtggaaagaacttcagtcagagtggagacctgaattcacatcatcgaaatcacacaggagagaaaccatttaaatgcatagagtgtggaaagagcttcagtcagagtggacaccttagaattcatcaacggactcacacaggagagaaaccatttaaatgcatggagtgtggaaagagcttcagtcagagtgtacaccttagaattcatcaacggactcacacaggagagaaaccatttaaatgcatggagtgtggaaagagcttcagtcacagtggaacacttagaattcatcaacggagtcacataggagagaaacaatttaaatgtatagagtgtggaaagagcttcagtgacagtggagcacttagaatttatcaacggattcacacaggagagaaaccatttaaatgcatagagtgtggaaagagcttcagtcagagtggagacctttgaaagcatcaacggattcacacaggagagaaaccatttaaatgtatggagtgtggaaagagcttcagtcacagtgggtGCCTTAGAATGCAtaaacggattcacacaggagagaaaccatttaaatgcatggagtgtggaaagagcttcactattagtggacaccttagaacacatcaacggactcacatgggggagaagccatttaaatgcatggtgtgtggaaagagcttcagtcacagtggaacacttagaattcatcaacggattcacacgggagagaaaccatttaaatgcatagtgtgtggaaagagtttcagtcggaGTGaacaccttagaaaccatcaacggattcacTCAGGAGAGAAAccgtttaaatgcatggagtgtggaaagagcttcattcagagtggacaccttagaaaccatcaacggattcacacaggagagaaaccatttaaatgcatggagtgtggaaggagcttcagtcggagtggacaccttagaaaccatcaacagaTTCactcaggagagaaaccatttaaatgcatggagtgtggaaagagcttcagtcagagtggaaaccttagaaagcATCAACAGATTCactcaggagagaaaccatttaaatgcatggagcgtggaaagagcttcagacagagtggaaaccttagaaaccatcaacagacccacactggggaaaaaccatttaaatgcatggagtgcggaaagagcttcactgtcAGTGGaaagcttagaattcatcaacaaactcatacaggggagaagccatataagtGCTAG